TTGTTTTAGGCCACTGGCACAGGttgccagtggaccttcagtATACCAATCCGTTGTAACCATGTATCATTGTAATTCTGTAGgctgtagctatataaagtaattataaatgaataaataaaaataataccaATCCGTTGTAACCATATATCATTGTAATTCTGTAGGCTGTAAAGTAattataaatgaataaataaaattatacgAATGGTCATTGTACACTGCACTACTAAACGTTAACAGAAGTGGCGTGCCACCACGTACTGTTCGCGAGTGGTGCGGCTGGGTGTCGTGCACTTTATTGTTTAACACGCGGCACTAATCAGTGCGGTATGTAGTATTCATATAGTATACGATATAGTGTACGGGAATACAACACTGCCCGTCTGCCCTCAGTACTAAGGCAGTGACGTGCGACCCATTATGTGATACATCATATATATGGATACATAGAGTAGCGTCTTTTTTTTCCTCGGTCTTTTTACAGTGGCGTGCACTGAACATTGTCATATAAAAGCAGCGAAATGCCACCGATGGATCATTCATTAACTACAACAGGCGGAGAAGAAATAAGACGATTAAGAGTGCTGTGAGAAAAGGATGGCTGATTCTACCGTGGTGAAGAAGTGTTCCTGCGTGAACTGCCATTGTGGCGATTTGTGTCAGTGCGATGATCAGTGTAAAGGCTCTAACGGTGGATGTTGCCCTTGTGTGTGTATTGGCTGCGATGGATCCTCCTGCAAGTGTGAGAAAGACAAGTGCTTCTGTACTAAAGAATGCTGTACAGTGAAATGTGCCTGCAATGGTGAGTGTTCATAAATCTGTAGTCCCTATTCAATTGTTAACGTTTCTATAGCGAACTGTGTGTGTGGTCCATCATGTGCTTGTGGTGACAAGTGTAAGGGAACTGCTGCTGGATGTTGTCCCTGTATTTGTCAAGGATGTGATGGGACTGCTTGCAAGTGTGATAAAGGCAAGTGTTTCTGTGATAAAGACTGCTGTTCCAAGAAGTGCTCTTGCAATCGTAAGTTGGCAATGACTGCACAGTTCTGTGACAgtaatgttttctttgtttcaCAGCTAACTGTCAGTGTGGTCCATCGTGTGGATGTGGTGATTCATGTAAGGGAACTGCTTCTGGATGTTGTCCCTGTATCTGTCAAGGATGTGATGGGACTGCTTGCAAGTGTGACAAAGACAAGTGTTTCTGTGACAAGGATTGCTGTTCAGCAAAGTCATGAAACTCATCTCTGCTACTGACCATGGGATACAAACTTGACTTTGACATGTAAACACTACATTATCACTTTGATGTGTACATATACTTGTAAATTTATTTGTTTTGATGTATGAATACTTTATGCAGTTGGTTGTAATTGTACTTCTGAATCATAAAACTCTGCTTTGATGTATAAATACTTTATGCAGTTGGTTGTAATTGTACTTCTGAATCAAAAAAAACTCTTGAACTTGGTTAATCAACTAATTTTGCTACTGAGGATGCACAGTTGCATATGATGGGATTTAAGGGCATGTATACTACCTGCACAAACTCAACATAACTTTTGGATCTAGCTACTATAGAGTATAAGCAAAATAATCAGGGTTTGGCATCTACCATCATCATCCCACTAGGGACCAGCTTTTGTGGGACCTCTATATTTATACAACAAATTTTAAGATCACATAGGTACGTatgaacacatgcacacactcccATTTGGTTTGAAGTTGAACTTCTCATAATCATTTCACATCATTTAATTTCCTCATGGAATGCTGTAAATACAGCACATGATACATAAATACAGCAGATGATGGCACCTGAACATTTGCATACGTACTCATATAAGTGTACATTAAATTTTAGATGCAGTTGTGTTAATTACATATATCACAATGATAGGGACGGAGTCCGACGGACAACCAGAGTCAGTACAACACTGTAATAGGGTGTCAGATTCTTGACATAGAAACATGGATGTTGAATACACATCCCCATCTACTTGGCAAACACCTAAGGTGGTCTTTAATGAAATATATGAACACTTCCATCCCTTCATCATGCATGTGAGAaggcagaggaggttggttaCATGTCATCATTCATCTTGTGATTCTCAAAGGAAgggttgaactaattcaaccttCACACTTATGAATATTTTAAAGAACGGATTGTATATCCATACCAGAGCATCCCGGTGATATTACAAACCTTCTCAGTACAATGCGCTActttcctagctgctaaacaaacTTTAACACATAGAGCAATGCTTGGTTACATAATTTCACGTCATAGGATGATGacgcatgaccaacctcctctgttgAGAAGGGTATACTTGAAAGTTGTAGCTATGCACTTTGAACTAAAACTTGAGTGATAAGTGAAACACAGCATGGCACACAATTGAGAAGAAAAATGTGGAGAAATAAAATGCAAGGCAGGCTGTGAGGTTatagattgttctattagagtattttgtaatATTAATAGTAAATAGTACATACACTAAGGTCTTGCATATATATAGTGTCAGCAAGTAATATAATTAATACATCAACTGGCTGAACTATTTAGCAGTGCTGGTCCCTTCTACTTTAAACAATGTGGCATTTACAGTGATGCATGGAGGACTGGAGATCAACAATCCCAATATAAGTGGACTAACTGAATATTATACTGGGAGAAAATGCAATGCATTGGCTTTGCTGCTGAGGATTACCTCTGTGAGGAATTCAAACAAAAATTGATTAGCTACATAAATGTACCCAAAGTTGCTAAATGATGTTACTGATCATGCTGATTACAGCTTATTGAACAATACAGCAATGCTGAGGGGCATCTCAGAAGGTTGTTTCTAGATTAAGTAGTTGAGGCAGGAGCTTTGGGGCACTAGTTTTTAGCCACTGACAGATTTCGAACATTTAAATGTGTCAACGGTAGATTCGTGCATGCTTTCAATATACTATAAGGTATGCTAGAGCAGTCAAAAGTTACTCTATTAGAAGTGTAATGAATTACACATTTTGCAGGACTTGGTAGAGCATCATGTGGTGTCCTTTAAAGTGCATGTGATGTTGCTCAGGGGGTTAGCTATTTGGCCTACTTTGAACACTGAATAAGACTGTGTAGCTATGTTTTAAGCCAACAACAAATTTACCACACCAAGACATGGAAGTCCACATGTACATCGGCTATATATTAGCCTACCACACAATGGTCTACTGGCAGTGACTATAATGgtttatgtatgtagcatttAGTTGGCACTGACACAGTTGATCATATCTCTGTATATCAGTTCTACTCGACAATGTTATTCTATAGTTAGTTGCCAATGTTTACTTGTACCACCAATTGCAACATCTCAACACTCAATGACCAAAGTTTCCATAAACAAATGTTTCACCTAGGTAAGGAAGGTGCCAAGATATCTCTCATGATCAGTCTCAATTCAGATCTAGAAAAAGCCAACTTATTGCGGAATTGCACAAAGCTATGTTACCACAATCTCCCACCTGAGAATGGCTGAGATGCACAAACTTTTTGTCACTGACACATATGATAGACAACTAAACAACAATCTCAGAGCACAGCTTAAAGAAATGAACAAAGATGGCCACTGTTACCAAATAAAAATGGACAAATACATGTGCAGTGGAAAGGAACAAGTAATTCCGAAATCCCTCAAGAAATCTCTTCAGTCATTTGCCAATCCCCTTCACTGGCACTTTGCAACACAACAGCTGTGCttgaaaaacaaaaacaaattttgGTTATGTTAACATCCCCATGGTCTCAGGCTAGGGCTAGTTATAAAAAATTTTAGCCACTGTATACATAggtatatagtagggaccataagcCCCCGTCTGTCATCCAGATACTTTCAAATGTACTGTCACCTTCTTGTTTATTTTCTGTGTTTTATTTAATGTTTTATGGTGGCAATACCACCAAAGGTCTGCTGATAACTTGTGCCACTAGCCAGACAATACATTGTACGTACATCATcacgtacatgtatgtataacaCACACTATCATTAAATTAATTGCAACTTCTCAAGTGTGTTTATATGTAACTTGCAGTTGTGTGTCTTCACAATTCACATGCTACTCACAGTTATCAGTGTTTaattttggtatagatataaTGGATTAATCGTGCATGTCAATTACATttgcataattatagttattTATCTAGTTTACCGGTTAGGCTTACTTGGAGGCAGAGCCTGCATCTGTGATAAAGTCAGTGTCATCAAACACATACCAGAAAGAAACATGTCTGACATGTTTATTtctggtatatatatattgctgTTGTCAGATTATGATTCAGGAGGTATGTACATTGTGAATTATGGCCTTTTACTTTAATTATTGTTATCAACACTGACTTTTTGAGGGTTGTTGTGAACTAACTGTATTACCAGGGTCAGGCTCATTGTTACTTGCCACACCAAATTGATCCATATGCATGTCATTCTCAGGTTGAGGTTGGGCTGGGTTGACTTTTAATTCACTAATGTGGTGCTTGAGAGTGAGGATGTCAACAGATAGTGATTTAACCAGATCCTTCAGTTCCTTAATTTCATCCAGGGGTGGAGAGCAGTACTCAAATGTGAGGTGGCAGGGGAAGCCCTATGGGGTGGTTGTATATTGCTAAATGATTTACTGTACTTTAGTGTGCCTTTTCAAactaacaactttaaacaggtgtaggaccagatgtcctacagaccttcagcatttgtgctgtagagtcataataataaacaaataaatagatACACATGcactagcatgtgaagcatgctatTATTAGGGGgtctgtggacatgccccctacaggaaaattttgaaattttatgcTATgagagagcattttcagtggtaaaTGCATGTATACCTGAATTATATTATTATGGCAATTAagatatatactgtacagttaGATGCATCAATAAATTAGATACATCAGTAGATGAAGAAATTTCAGATACACTCATGCTCTTAATGGAGACAGATTGAATTAATTACATACGTAGCAGAACAAGCTGATATGattccactgaatgttctagAGTAGTTaggcgactgctttattagagtatctcaatctctcaCTCCCTGATTTCATGTGCTTGCTTTAACATTAATTTAttacagacatttctgagaAACAGATGGTAGTGTGTATCAGACTGCCCAataaaagaggttccactgtaaatagTTTAGCTAATTAATTTGTTTGCTTTGCTGGTGAATTAGCCACACTACTACATACACAAAGATCTTATTATTTAATTAGCAAATCCCACCAGAGGCAGCATGATATTGTGGATTGGTATATTACAGATCTCATTTAGCTAAAAGTGTCAATGTCAATGGTGGTATCATCGTATCAATGTTATCAATAGTTAGGTTATTCCAATCATTGCTTGTTCTTGGCAAAAAAGAGTTTTTGTAAATGTCAATCCTTGATTTGCAAATTTGATAGGAATTTTAGCGCGAGTGTATGATACAGGAGTTGACTGTGGTAAGCAACAATTTGATAGCCGGTGCAATAATAAATTTCTCATGATCTCTTTAGTCAAGCAATTTTTCTTCTACTTTGTAAACTTGGCCGTAATTCAGCATTATCTGTAACACAGTGTTATTGCTGAATGACTGGACCTATACCAGGGTTTATTCAATACAAATCTGGCTGCATGATATTGTATcagttaatttgtttgttgttaGGTGATAAGGGTCCCAGATAGCTTCAATGGAAGGTAatagtaattattatatacGTAGATGTTCTTTAATTTGAATTGGAGCAATAACAATATAAATTCATTTTCAGGAATCTAAAAAGCCAGTTTGCAAATATAATTAATCATGAAGCTCCCAAGATAATCTGTGGTGGGGGGGCGGTGGACGCCAAGATAGTTGTGCTCTGTTACTGTATTCAGCAGAATATTGGAGATGATCAGAGTTGTAAATTGTATAGaatattacattaattttgagAATGTTAAATTCCAGCAACCAGTTTCTTGACCATTGGGAATCTTAGTCGTTTCGAAGCATTTTATGGTTATTGGGTGTAGCTATGGTTGTATAAAGTAGaatggtacaaacattgtataaAGGGATCAACAACTTATCAAGATTATCCATTCCACCATATTTCTTGTCAACTCAACATTCCACCAGACACCACCACTCACCACTTTATCCAACTCAGTACATGGTCCAGTTATTACCAGCATtctttttttccaagaacaatcaaagattggagcagcttgccagtatctgtcatagaatcagaaaacacagatacatttactaattacttattgtctatctaattgtctgctgtatattttatgtgtatgtgtgatttctttggggtATTGATCGCCCCCTGGGTGCATCGGCAATTGCCatctgcccagtaacaataaataaataaataaatgttatTATCTAATTTCACTTTTGATGCTTGTTACAATATCACTAAGAATAGCACAGAACCAAGTTCAGATCCTTGCGGACACCAGACATATATAGACGATTTTGAGCCTTCCACCACAATCTACTGAGTATGACCACGAAGGAAGGACTCTAACCAATGCAAGATATTTCCTCTTATACCATAATAATTCAATTTGTAAAGAagcctagaatgagctactCTGTACTTAATGTAATGCCATATAAGACTTTTGATACTGTTTAGTGCAGAAATTAGATTTGACAGGTATGATTTATGTTGGTACTAAAGTTTGTGatccacttctttttgtaaagATTTGTATTCCAAACAGTCTGTTTCCTGACAATAGCACTTTGCTCATCTGTAGACTCTTTGCTTTTTGCATACAAGCCGTTCTAAAGCACTAGACAGCCAAGGAAGGTGAATTCTGATACAAGTTCTTGGTAGGAGCTCGAGTATGCATAATTTCCTGCAAGTTTTGAAAAGGGACCTAAGGTTTGGGGTGGTCTTTGATTTATTTCAACGATAAAGTCATTGTTTTTACAGATCTGAACATCAGCCCAGATTATTTCAGTAGTTGAATTATCTTCTATTGGGTACAAGGAATGGAATTCTTAATTGAAACAAGTACACTACCACCAGAGATGCCTGAAAACCAAATCTCAAAGCTTAGGATAGATTCATTTAAATGTAATTTTGTCCCTATAATAATGTCAATTGAATGGGTAACCAGAAAAACTTTATGTTGGGTTTGTTTGTTGGTAATGCTGCTGCAGAAATTAGTTTTCAAATCACTTAATATCTCATTGGAGTTGGATTGTTTGCGCAATTAATAAATACTTGTGAGGATTACGGTTAGTAGAGAATCAGGGAGCAGGGAGTCAGGAAGACTCCATGCTTGCAGCAGAAGCATTATTGGGTGCTGATACAGATACATAATAATTTGTTACCATCTGTACTCACTTTGCAGTAGAGCTTGTTGTTGAGGTACAAGGAATCATGTTTCTTTATATGATGTATTGTTGTTCAGTTCTTCTTTCTTTCAATAACAGACATTCTTTTTGACACTCCTGAGGAGTTAGATCAGGTTTTATATAGATTGGAGCTTCAAGCTTAGACTTAGAACTTGGGATATCAACTACTACTGTATTGGAACAAAGGAATTTGACCTACTGGGATGTTCACTCTGGTCTGTGGGCAGTAACTATATTATAAGTGTGATGGCACTgcatattaggaatcatgaatGTTTGGCCTCATCATACAGTAGGGTTCCAGATACTGGTCAAGAATATTCAGACAATTCAGATCAaactactctgatagagcagtcaactactctaataaaacagtcactactTACTGAGTCAACacagtatacactgtaaaaaaaagtagtgaattcTGTGGATAATTGTGAACATTACTGCAAAGTCTTAGTGACAGTCACTTTTGTCACAatattcactacttattttGTACAGCATAAAAATAGTGTTAATACCTGAAAATTTTCCTAGGGGCATGCTTCCATGCCCCCCAGAAAGGCATCcatgtgtattgtatgtttCAAACTTCACATTGCTTCACCTCATAACCAAGTAGCTTGCTCCTGATACTGACTAGTACTATGCCAGCAGAAGCAATATCAATACATAacttgatagttggggcatgcgttcagatgaaaacgaTAAGCCTGGCGCCATTCTTTCTATATACTAATGCGGTAtgcttgggttcaccagtcataataattaatgttacaaaaaataaacagggaagaattaggaattttagaGATCAaggaaataaaagtagtgaaacaagggaggttacctacATCTGAAGATATAACTAGACAATGTTTAATCTAGGGGCTGAAACAAACACTGCAAATACTCGAGTACTCAGTAAGGGTTTTGGTACTCAGATAATAAAATTGGTACTTgagtactcattaagatcaCATGGCCCAGCTCACTTGATGCATTTGCCATCGGGAGTGCCACAACGAAGGctatagagtttgattggcataatctCTTGTCAGGAatactaacatcagtactttaatacagtgtgtatatcattgttgttacttgaaaatgtTGTAAACTGTTTGAAGTCActataaaacatgtcaaatgggtatgactacaagtagctggTATTTGTGAGTACTCAATCGTTAACTCTATGGAGAGTATACttgaatactaaaaaaccatgataGTTACAGCCCTAGTTTAAACTGTTTTTAATTCTTTAATTTGGTCATGGGTATTCAAgtgtaggtgacttcccttgtcttttatttctttgatccctaactgaatttaaaattccttatactgtatagtgtgtgtgtgtgtgtgtgtgtggcattAAGTGGCTTATAGGCTAATGGTAAACACCTCATATAGTCTCTGACTTCTATGTTCGCCCTcaagtgcctaactggtaaagttgataataaatacaTTATGCATTTTTGAGGTAATGCTAACTTGACAGGGTTGAGCATTACAGTAACATGAGTCGTGTTACTGAAAAGCTCAACCCTGTTAAGCTGATGTTTACTTGTCATGTTACATGacaactataataattattgttatattAAATGGCATTGTCCATACTGGGCAGGGCATGCATGATGTTGTAGTGATTTCGTAATATTACAGTATATGTGCATTCCATTAATGgactttttttttcatttgttGCTAGACCAGTACAAATTGTACAACAGATACCACACAGATGTAGTGTAATGTTGTGAACACTTGTACATCCTCTGTTGTACATCTGTATAGAGATCATTCTCATGCTTCTTTTTTTAGGTAGCGGCTTTtgaactaacaataaaaacttcCACAAAAGGTACTAAAGCAGAAAAAAAGAGAAGAAAGTAAcctaccgtatagagggaaactttggtgagggtaaactttggcgaacagcaagctaaatcgcatttggcgaaata
The nucleotide sequence above comes from Dysidea avara chromosome 3, odDysAvar1.4, whole genome shotgun sequence. Encoded proteins:
- the LOC136250981 gene encoding small cysteine and glycine repeat-containing protein 3-like, which translates into the protein MADSTVVKKCSCVNCHCGDLCQCDDQCKGSNGGCCPCVCIGCDGSSCKCEKDKCFCTKECCTVKCACNANCVCGPSCACGDKCKGTAAGCCPCICQGCDGTACKCDKGKCFCDKDCCSKKCSCNPNCQCGPSCGCGDSCKGTASGCCPCICQGCDGTACKCDKDKCFCDKDCCSAKS